The DNA window AGATAATATTGAAAAAAAGAGTATGGTGGGATGATATAACTGCATTAACTCGTTCTTTTTCTGCTCCTTTTCGCAGGATTTTTGCGAGGTCGCTTGCTACAGCAATAACATTATTGTCATCAAGTGAAGAGATTGGATCATCAATATATATATATTTAACCCATTGATATGCATCATCACCATCTATAACCATGTCGCAAATTACCATAAAGAGACACAAAATAAAAATATTTTCTTCCCCACGAGATATTTTGATGTTTTGCTGTCCTTCTTTTGTGTGGAAAGTAATCTGCCACTGTGTATAGTCAATTTTAAAATCAAAGTTGGTATAACGTTCTAAATAATGGTTAATTCTCCCATCTAAGGATAATCCTTCCAAACCAGAAATAAATTTAGACTCGGAATTCATTTTTAGTTTTGGTTCGGTGTTATTTTCGATATCATTATCCCAATAAAAAAGGTCTTCAGTAAAAGCGTTAAAGTAAAGTGTATCTGCTTGTTGAAATGTATTTTTAAAATCCATGGAAAGACGGGTTTTACCTGTTCTGTTGTAGGCATATAGCAAGATAAACTTTTGTTTTCCCCCTTCCAAGTCATCACGCAATCTTTGTGACAATCTACGCATGGAAGTGTATTTATAATTTTTTTGGGTCATCTCTAAACATCCTTCTTATATAAGTGGAAACAGTTGTTGCATTAG is part of the Beggiatoa alba B18LD genome and encodes:
- a CDS encoding AAA family ATPase, which encodes MTQKNYKYTSMRRLSQRLRDDLEGGKQKFILLYAYNRTGKTRLSMDFKNTFQQADTLYFNAFTEDLFYWDNDIENNTEPKLKMNSESKFISGLEGLSLDGRINHYLERYTNFDFKIDYTQWQITFHTKEGQQNIKISRGEENIFILCLFMVICDMVIDGDDAYQWVKYIYIDDPISSLDDNNVIAVASDLAKILRKGAEKERVNAVISSHHTLFFNIICNELKKNRHKKYFLQYSNNQYLLQDTAETPFLYHISILNEIKEAVASGKLYTYHFNMLRSILEKTAIFFGYNDFSSCIDGLDESLHARALNLLSHGKYSIYEPKEMVEDNKKLFRQILERFEERYKFNTDNFPK